One part of the Acetoanaerobium sticklandii genome encodes these proteins:
- a CDS encoding DNA-directed RNA polymerase subunit alpha C-terminal domain-containing protein: MNTHHHLDSISVLKFSARSYNALMRVGICSIGDLLSCTKDDISGIRQLGAKSIEEITGVIDELSAYKTGIYCEIKDTQVVPKKNFIGNDGQKYLDVEIEKLCLSVRAYNCLKSDGIEYYSQLVDKLVEELITIPNMGQKSLVEIEEKRASFQPELFSEDNCEVDSEQEEAKYRLFTSITDLVSIKPKDFFESFDAIYSAFMQEKEADDIEDILLDKSFIKLLYNDTYVNAFMGQYILGLIKEHTYGCDEECLLSNMPEYIKSLDNLYDSLNDLLDSKKIDLVFDDKFIAIYDEFHEGAKEHLNEREYNVLLQRIQGKTLEDVGLEMNVTRERIRQIEAKAIKKLNVINAIFDEDKYSDIYKRYDISKEDFIIAFNNSNAYYYLALRYNGIDDKSKASKIPIEEILHDKTIPAPYKKSCEKAIYKNYVKIANEYVPCTRSSIANHVLKTRALNDLTFEEFSCIYFDILQDINKNDDPRFSVMDRGYENRLAASNMVLWKYGKKFRYYNIKSYDFVELFEMLSLKQYQDIEFSTLKFFRLYPELMKVYDIRDEYELHNLLKKICTIDEYPNITFKRMPNIEFGTANRDNQVLELLISLAPITNSDFATEYEKEYGVSANTVLANYMTNFDLYFYNGFYKIDFPALPNIIADKLNIKLNDDFYLLSEIRDIYEKEFPHSEKNLLNPFSLKSIGFKVYSSYAVADKYSSATEYFNTLLTREDVTNVEVIPSKVKEIIAYTAQLYKLKADYEIIEFSPNKYIHFRKLNEFGITKEALQQYCEDVINFVGEGKYFTLFSLRNEGFSHELDDLGFEDWFYTSLLVENKENFSYQRIGGNKVMIAGNFEIRFEEFLESIVYNQETLSIEVKDLEDILKQQYNININTWKLIQTVKDSSMYYDPISEKIFADYDTYYEVV, encoded by the coding sequence ATGAATACTCATCATCATTTAGATTCAATCAGTGTTTTGAAATTTTCAGCAAGATCATACAATGCTTTGATGAGAGTAGGAATCTGTAGTATTGGTGACTTACTTAGCTGCACAAAAGACGATATCAGCGGTATTCGTCAATTGGGTGCTAAAAGTATTGAAGAAATAACAGGAGTTATTGATGAATTAAGTGCATATAAAACTGGAATTTATTGTGAAATCAAAGATACTCAAGTCGTCCCTAAAAAAAATTTTATTGGGAATGATGGCCAAAAATATCTTGATGTAGAAATTGAGAAGTTATGTCTAAGTGTACGTGCTTACAATTGCTTGAAGTCAGATGGAATCGAATATTATTCTCAGCTAGTTGATAAGTTAGTAGAAGAGTTAATAACAATACCAAATATGGGGCAAAAATCTCTTGTGGAAATTGAAGAGAAACGTGCAAGTTTTCAGCCGGAATTATTTTCAGAAGATAATTGTGAAGTGGATTCGGAGCAAGAAGAAGCCAAGTACAGACTTTTTACTTCAATTACTGACCTAGTTAGCATTAAGCCAAAGGATTTCTTTGAATCTTTTGATGCAATTTACAGCGCATTTATGCAGGAAAAAGAAGCTGACGATATAGAAGATATACTATTAGATAAGAGTTTTATTAAGTTGTTATACAACGATACTTATGTTAATGCGTTTATGGGTCAATATATACTTGGCTTAATAAAGGAACATACATATGGATGTGACGAAGAGTGTTTATTAAGCAATATGCCTGAGTACATAAAATCACTAGATAACCTTTACGACTCATTAAATGATTTACTTGATAGTAAAAAAATAGATTTGGTTTTTGACGATAAGTTTATAGCAATCTATGATGAGTTTCATGAGGGCGCAAAAGAGCATCTAAATGAAAGAGAATATAACGTTCTTTTACAACGCATTCAAGGGAAAACTTTGGAAGATGTTGGCCTTGAAATGAATGTAACGAGAGAAAGAATACGTCAAATTGAAGCTAAAGCAATCAAGAAACTTAATGTTATAAATGCGATATTTGATGAAGATAAATACTCAGATATTTATAAAAGATATGATATATCTAAAGAAGATTTTATCATAGCATTTAATAATAGTAATGCGTATTATTACTTGGCTTTACGATATAACGGCATTGATGATAAATCTAAGGCGTCAAAAATACCTATAGAAGAGATTTTGCATGATAAAACTATACCAGCTCCATATAAGAAATCCTGTGAGAAAGCTATTTACAAGAACTATGTAAAAATAGCCAATGAATATGTGCCATGTACTCGGTCATCAATCGCAAATCATGTGTTGAAAACACGAGCTTTGAATGATCTCACTTTTGAGGAATTTAGTTGTATATATTTTGATATATTACAGGACATAAATAAAAACGATGATCCTCGGTTTTCTGTAATGGATAGAGGATATGAAAATAGACTTGCAGCAAGTAATATGGTTCTTTGGAAGTATGGTAAAAAATTTAGATATTATAACATTAAGTCCTATGATTTTGTTGAACTCTTTGAGATGCTGAGTTTGAAGCAATATCAAGATATTGAATTTTCAACACTTAAGTTTTTTAGGCTATATCCTGAACTTATGAAGGTTTACGATATTAGAGATGAATATGAACTTCACAACCTTCTTAAAAAAATCTGTACTATTGATGAGTACCCCAATATTACATTCAAACGTATGCCAAATATTGAATTTGGTACAGCCAACAGAGATAACCAGGTGCTCGAGCTACTGATTTCATTGGCGCCGATTACAAATAGTGATTTCGCAACTGAATATGAAAAAGAATATGGCGTATCAGCAAATACGGTATTGGCAAATTATATGACAAATTTTGACCTGTACTTTTACAATGGGTTTTACAAAATTGATTTTCCAGCATTACCCAATATTATTGCTGATAAACTTAATATCAAGCTTAATGACGATTTTTATTTGCTTAGCGAAATACGAGACATATATGAAAAGGAATTTCCACATTCGGAGAAAAACTTACTCAATCCATTTTCACTAAAAAGTATTGGATTCAAGGTTTACTCAAGCTATGCTGTAGCGGACAAGTATAGTTCTGCAACAGAGTATTTTAATACACTGCTTACAAGAGAAGATGTTACGAACGTTGAAGTAATTCCATCAAAAGTGAAAGAAATAATTGCATATACAGCACAACTTTATAAGTTAAAGGCAGACTATGAAATCATTGAATTTTCCCCGAATAAGTATATTCATTTTAGAAAGTTAAATGAGTTTGGCATAACAAAAGAAGCGTTACAGCAGTATTGTGAAGATGTTATCAACTTTGTCGGTGAAGGGAAATATTTCACACTGTTTTCATTGAGGAATGAAGGTTTTTCTCATGAATTAGATGACTTAGGATTCGAAGATTGGTTTTATACTTCATTACTTGTTGAGAATAAAGAGAACTTTTCATACCAGCGAATTGGTGGAAACAAAGTAATGATAGCTGGTAATTTTGAGATTCGTTTTGAAGAGTTTTTAGAATCAATTGTCTATAATCAAGAGACATTATCAATTGAAGTTAAAGACTTGGAAGATATATTAAAGCAACAATATAATATAAATATTAACACATGGAAACTAATCCAAACGGTCAAAGACAGCTCGATGTACTATGATCCGATTTCGGAAAAAATATTTGCTGATTACGATACTTATTATGAGGTGGTATAA